The following are encoded together in the Arcticibacterium luteifluviistationis genome:
- a CDS encoding sulfatase — protein MTKKLSSYCFLLLAFLTIFSCSSPDKDIKKTNILFVSIDDLRPTLGAYGDTVAITPNIDQLASEGMTFRQTFAQVAVCAPSRASLMTGLRPDSTRVWHLGDKFREINPNTVTMPQYFSKFGYHTVNLGKIFHNYMPDSTSWEEPDLRPAQFVREGWLNRDGETFYISEEVNRSQAVKRDSLLKLKPIRYADGWNTGPAWEAANVQDTMYYDGAQTELAKRTLTRLAKSDKPFYMGLGYFRPHLPFAAPKKYWDLYDPQKIPLAANPNVPENAPGYTMNSMYELRHYDGFNHIGHPQSAYRMSEDTSRILKHGYYASVSYVDALLGNLISHMKEIGIYENTIIIIWGDHGWKLGEHNSWGKMTNYNIDLKVPMIVRYPNQENRGAQTFEITELVDMFPSLCELAGIEIPDYMQGTSFVPLIKNPKRPWKSAAFSQFHRRPKVSADGKRYMGYSINTKKYHYLEWYSWDTKTGTRGELKGTELFDRENDPYEKVNISAERKLSKVVEDLSEQLANGWKKATPAIL, from the coding sequence AAAAAAACTAACATTCTATTTGTATCTATTGACGACCTCCGCCCTACTTTAGGTGCCTACGGAGACACAGTAGCCATAACACCAAACATTGATCAGCTGGCATCTGAAGGGATGACCTTTAGACAAACTTTTGCTCAGGTAGCTGTTTGTGCTCCTTCCAGAGCTAGTTTAATGACGGGTTTAAGACCTGATTCTACCCGTGTTTGGCATCTTGGAGATAAATTCCGAGAGATAAATCCAAATACGGTTACCATGCCACAGTATTTCTCAAAGTTCGGGTATCATACTGTAAATCTGGGTAAGATTTTTCATAACTATATGCCTGACTCCACTTCATGGGAAGAGCCAGACCTTCGCCCAGCCCAATTCGTGCGTGAAGGTTGGTTAAATAGAGATGGAGAAACCTTTTATATCAGTGAAGAAGTCAATCGTTCGCAGGCTGTAAAAAGAGATTCCTTATTAAAACTTAAGCCTATTAGGTATGCAGATGGTTGGAATACAGGCCCAGCTTGGGAAGCTGCAAATGTTCAAGACACCATGTATTATGATGGAGCCCAAACCGAACTAGCTAAAAGAACACTCACACGACTAGCTAAAAGCGACAAACCATTTTATATGGGTTTAGGGTATTTCAGGCCTCACCTACCCTTTGCTGCACCTAAAAAGTATTGGGACCTTTATGACCCACAAAAAATTCCATTGGCAGCAAATCCTAACGTTCCAGAAAATGCTCCTGGTTACACCATGAATTCAATGTATGAACTACGCCATTATGACGGGTTTAATCATATTGGACATCCTCAGTCTGCTTACAGAATGAGTGAAGACACCTCACGAATATTAAAACATGGTTATTACGCAAGTGTCAGCTATGTAGATGCTCTATTGGGTAATCTCATTTCTCACATGAAAGAAATCGGTATTTATGAAAACACTATCATAATTATCTGGGGTGATCATGGTTGGAAGCTAGGCGAGCATAATAGTTGGGGCAAAATGACTAATTATAATATTGACCTAAAAGTACCTATGATTGTTAGATACCCCAATCAGGAGAATAGAGGTGCCCAAACATTTGAAATCACCGAATTGGTAGACATGTTTCCTTCTCTCTGTGAGCTGGCGGGTATAGAAATCCCCGATTACATGCAAGGGACGAGCTTTGTACCTTTAATAAAAAACCCTAAACGTCCATGGAAAAGTGCTGCCTTTAGTCAGTTTCATCGCAGACCAAAGGTATCTGCTGACGGAAAACGATACATGGGATATTCTATAAATACTAAAAAATATCACTACTTAGAATGGTATTCCTGGGATACTAAAACGGGAACTAGAGGAGAATTAAAAGGAACGGAGCTGTTTGACCGTGAAAATGACCCATACGAAAAAGTCAATATTTCGGCAGAACGAAAACTCAGTAAAGTAGTCGAAGACTTGTCAGAACAACTTGCAAATGGATGGAAGAAAGCGACACCCGCTATTCTCTAA
- a CDS encoding metallophosphoesterase family protein codes for MKRRSFFGKTTATIMGLGLSTSSFANTRDKKPFKVCATIDQNKVSFYSEVINESIKVVHITDTHLFKDDERGIPYQEFSKRMAKAYNETTHFQTREKTNPEEAFEQALAFAKEVNADVITLIGDLFSFPSEAAIEWVLSKLEATGIPYIYTAGNHDWHYEGMEGTLETLRDTWIEKRLLPLYQGNHPLMSAYDIKGIRFLAIDNSTYQINKEQLAFFKEQVASGIPLVLLVHIPMYAPGKDVWFGCGNPNWGAATDRGFKVERRPKWPESGHTQTTLDFHKEVFDAPNLLGIFAGHIHRNSIEVIKGKPQIVSDDNASGAYLDIDFLPMDAQDRKLLN; via the coding sequence ATGAAACGCAGGTCATTTTTTGGAAAAACTACAGCTACCATAATGGGGCTAGGACTTAGCACAAGTTCTTTTGCAAATACCAGAGACAAGAAACCTTTTAAAGTTTGTGCTACCATAGACCAGAATAAAGTTTCCTTTTATTCAGAGGTGATTAATGAGTCTATTAAGGTGGTTCATATTACAGATACTCATTTGTTTAAAGATGACGAAAGAGGGATTCCTTATCAGGAATTTAGCAAGAGAATGGCGAAAGCCTATAACGAAACCACACATTTTCAGACTAGAGAAAAAACGAATCCAGAAGAGGCTTTTGAACAAGCTTTGGCATTTGCAAAGGAAGTAAATGCGGATGTGATTACGTTGATTGGTGATCTTTTCAGTTTCCCATCAGAGGCGGCTATAGAATGGGTACTGTCAAAACTGGAGGCGACAGGTATTCCTTACATTTATACTGCAGGAAATCATGATTGGCATTACGAGGGTATGGAGGGTACTTTGGAAACCTTACGCGACACTTGGATTGAAAAACGATTATTGCCATTATATCAGGGAAATCATCCTTTAATGTCGGCTTACGACATAAAAGGGATTAGGTTTTTAGCAATTGATAATTCTACATATCAAATTAATAAGGAGCAATTAGCATTTTTTAAAGAGCAAGTAGCTAGCGGCATTCCGTTGGTATTATTAGTTCATATTCCTATGTATGCTCCTGGTAAGGATGTTTGGTTTGGTTGTGGAAATCCGAATTGGGGTGCGGCCACAGACCGTGGATTTAAAGTAGAAAGGCGTCCTAAATGGCCAGAAAGTGGACATACACAAACCACGCTAGATTTTCATAAAGAAGTTTTTGACGCACCTAACTTATTGGGGATTTTTGCTGGACATATACATCGAAACTCCATTGAAGTCATTAAAGGAAAGCCACAAATAGTTTCGGATGATAATGCAAGTGGTGCTTATTTAGATATTGATTTTTTACCCATGGATGCACAGGACAGAAAGTTGCTTAATTAA